The Eubacteriaceae bacterium Marseille-Q4139 genome has a window encoding:
- the minE gene encoding cell division topological specificity factor MinE, with amino-acid sequence MNLLEILTKRNSGTIAKRRLQFVLIADRAGCTPEILEMIKDDMIKAISKYMEIDTNGLEIKITQVEDSQSAAGLPVLYASIPIRVLLTKGTCF; translated from the coding sequence TTGAATCTTTTGGAAATCCTGACAAAACGGAATTCCGGAACCATTGCCAAGCGGCGGCTTCAGTTCGTCCTGATTGCCGACCGGGCTGGCTGTACGCCGGAAATCCTTGAAATGATCAAGGATGACATGATAAAAGCCATTTCAAAATACATGGAAATCGACACGAACGGCCTGGAAATCAAAATTACGCAGGTGGAGGACTCCCAGTCCGCGGCCGGTCTTCCGGTGCTGTATGCCAGCATTCCGATTCGTGTCCTGCTTACTAAGGGGACTTGCTTTTAA
- a CDS encoding rod shape-determining protein RodA, with the protein MFSEYNFRSFNIRILLYVMALTAVGIVVINSAVAGDTSYTEKQLIGFAGGLCMAAALAFINYRWLLKFNWVIYLGCIVILAAVILNGALGGGSMRWIELPVIGRFQPSEFVKIGLILFFSWYLEKYQEKINRPLVLLSVAVFAAVPLFLILEQPDLSTSIVIAVFILCLIFAAGIDYKWILGSIAVVVPLGGIMLFLAEQGMVPFLRGYQVNRILAFIMPEKYAELNLQQDNSMMAIGSGQLYGKGLFNDTAISVKNGNFLSEEHTDFIFSVLGEEMGFVGCMAVLALYLLLIYECLRTASRARDLSGRLICTGVAALVGFQAFTNIAVATGVFPNTGLPLPFLSYGVSSLVSLYIGIGIVLNVGLQRSTKPEY; encoded by the coding sequence ATGTTTTCTGAATACAATTTTCGCAGCTTTAATATCCGGATCCTGCTCTATGTGATGGCTCTGACGGCCGTCGGGATTGTCGTCATCAACAGTGCTGTGGCCGGAGATACAAGCTATACGGAAAAACAGCTCATTGGGTTCGCGGGAGGGCTCTGCATGGCAGCCGCCCTTGCCTTTATCAATTACCGATGGCTCCTTAAGTTCAACTGGGTCATCTATCTTGGCTGTATCGTGATCCTTGCGGCAGTTATTTTAAACGGGGCTTTGGGCGGCGGCTCTATGCGGTGGATCGAACTCCCCGTCATCGGCCGCTTCCAGCCCTCCGAATTTGTAAAGATCGGCCTGATCCTTTTCTTTTCCTGGTATCTGGAAAAATACCAGGAAAAGATCAACCGGCCGCTCGTCCTTTTGTCTGTGGCGGTGTTTGCCGCGGTTCCGCTGTTCTTGATTTTGGAGCAGCCGGATCTTTCCACGAGCATTGTCATCGCCGTTTTCATTCTCTGCCTGATCTTTGCCGCCGGCATCGACTATAAATGGATTTTGGGCTCCATCGCCGTCGTTGTCCCACTGGGCGGGATCATGCTTTTTCTCGCAGAGCAGGGGATGGTCCCGTTTTTGCGGGGATATCAGGTAAACCGGATCCTGGCGTTTATTATGCCTGAGAAGTATGCGGAGTTAAACCTCCAGCAGGACAATTCGATGATGGCCATCGGTTCCGGGCAGCTTTATGGAAAAGGCCTGTTCAATGATACGGCAATTTCCGTTAAAAACGGCAACTTCTTATCAGAGGAGCATACGGACTTTATTTTTTCCGTTCTTGGCGAGGAAATGGGCTTTGTCGGCTGCATGGCTGTGCTGGCACTGTATCTTCTGCTCATTTACGAATGCCTGCGGACGGCAAGCCGTGCCAGAGATTTAAGCGGCCGGCTGATCTGCACCGGCGTCGCGGCGCTGGTGGGGTTCCAGGCGTTTACGAATATTGCAGTCGCCACCGGGGTATTCCCCAACACGGGGCTTCCCCTTCCGTTTTTAAGCTACGGAGTAAGCTCGCTGGTGAGTTTGTATATAGGAATAGGTATTGTCTTAAATGTAGGTCTTCAGCGCAGCACAAAACCAGAATATTAG